ATCCAGTTATCTAATTTAGATACATTAACACCTTCAGTTCGATTTAGACCCCTTGGACCACGAAAGCCGGTATTCATGTTGGTGACCATCTGAATCTGGTTTAGATTATCCCCATAAGTTAATTGAGCATTGTCTAAATTGCTAAGGTTTTGATTGTTCATCGAAGTTCTCTTATTTTTCCATATTCAATAGAATTATATTTACATCTTTTATAACCATAAAGTGTAGGTTAATACTCTGCGTATCCTTGATTATTAACACATTACACACTTAAATATGGCACATCAACACAATGAATGTAAGAAACGTAAGAGATGTAAGGGGGTGTAAAATAGCAGAATAAACGACAGAGTTAGGCCATTGTGAATAATGTATAAAATTATATTGACACCATCGTTCACAATTTAAAATAATGGTTTATATATGGAACATTACTGGTACTTCAAGCCATTAATGGGTGATTTATGGAACATTAAGTTAAATCATATTAATGTTCCATTTTGGGAGCGTTAATGTTATTTTTAACCTATAATGTACGTATAACAGAACATTAAAGGGTTGATATGAATTATTCAAACATGACAGCACCTGCAATCACCACTGTGATTGGTGAAAGGCTAAAAACCTACCGCCTTAACGCGAACAAGACCCAAGCATCAATCGCTAAAGACGTAGGATTAACCCGTAAAAAGATAGCCAATGCTGAGAATGGGCAATGCTCACTCGAAACCATGATTATTATTATGCAAGCGCTAGACGTTATAGACCAAATCGATATTTTTCTTCCGGCAACTCAGATATCACCGGTTCAGCTTGCCCAGCTACATGGGAATGAACGAAAAAGAGCATCTAGCCCAAGAGAACAACAAAAACAAGAACCTGAAAACGAGGATAACCTAGGATGGTAAAAGAAGTTATTGAGGTCAGTTACAACGACCTTGCTGTCGGCGCTGCCAGCTACGACCCAGTGACAAAGCAAAGCGCGTTTGAGTACGATCCTAGCTTCATTTCTAGTGGGATTGAACTATCTCCCCTAATGATGCCACTCTCTAAGAAAATTTATTCATTCCCATCAATCGATCATGCTACTTTTAAAGGTCTTTCGGGGCTTTTGGCTGACTCTTTACCAGATGATTTCGGTAATACAGTCCTCAATGCTTGGGTAGCTCGAAACGGACGATTACCCAGTGAAATAACCCCGCTTGAACGTTTAAAGTATACGGGAGCGAGAGGAATGGGTGCATTGTCTTATTCTCCGCCAAAGAAATACGGTAACTCTTTCAATAAGTCGCAAGAGATAGAGATCAAGTCTCTGGTTTCTGTCGCTCAAAACATTCTCTCTGAGAGACAAGACTTTGGCGTTGAACTTGATCATGCTGGCCGTGAAAACAAAGACGCCATGTTAGAACTTATGTCTGTCGGAATGAGCGCCGGTGGTGCCAGA
This Moritella sp. 5 DNA region includes the following protein-coding sequences:
- a CDS encoding helix-turn-helix transcriptional regulator encodes the protein MNYSNMTAPAITTVIGERLKTYRLNANKTQASIAKDVGLTRKKIANAENGQCSLETMIIIMQALDVIDQIDIFLPATQISPVQLAQLHGNERKRASSPREQQKQEPENEDNLGW